The Mycolicibacterium flavescens genomic interval AACGTCGACACCAGGATCGTGGGTGTGCCGATCGTGCGGGAGGCCGACGGGCTGGCGATGTCGTCGCGCAACCGGTATCTGGACTCCGAGCAGCGCGAACATGCGGGCGCGCTGTCGGCCGCGCTGCTGGCCGGGATGTACGCCGCGGGGGAGGGGACCGCGGCAGCGTTGGACGCCGCACGTGCGGTGCTCGACTCGGTGCCGGCCATCGAGGTCGATTATCTCGACGTGCGCGACCCGATGCTCGGGCCCCCGCCGGAGGTCGGGGCGGCGCGCATGTTGGTGGCCGGCCGGCTGGGGCCCACCAGGCTGGTGGACAACATCGCCATAGATATCGGGGTGCCGTCGGGGGCTGGCCCGGACGTCGCGTTTGACGAGCACGAACTTCCTTGGAGGAACTGATGTTACGGACAATGCTGAAATCGAAGATCCACCGCGCGACGGTCACGAAGGCCGACCTGCACTACGTCGGATCGGTGACCATCGACGCCGACCTCATGGAGGCCGCCGACCTGCTCGAGGGGGAGCAGGTGACGATCGTCGACATCGACAACGGCGCCCGGCTGGTGACGTATGCCATAACCGGTGAGCGTGGCAGCGGCGTGATCGGGATCAACGGTGCGGCGGCGCATCTCGTGCATCCCGGGGATCTGGTTATCCTGATCGCCTACGGCACCATGGAGGATGCCGAAGCCAGGGCGTACCAACCGCGGATCGTGTTCGTCGACGCCGACAATAAGCAGGTCGACCTCGGTCACGATCCGGCGTTCGTACCGGCCGACGCGGCCGAGTTGATATCGCCACGGTGAGACCGTGTTACTAGCCATCGACGTCCGTAACACCCACACCGTCGTGGGTTTGGTGTCGGGTTCCGGAGAGCACGCCAAAGTGGTGCAGCAGTGGCGGATTCGCACCGAATCGGAAGTCACCGCCGATGAACTCGCCCTGACCATCGACGGACTGATCGGCGACGACTCCGAACGCCTGAGCGGGGCGGCCGGGCTGTCGACCGTCCCGTCGGTGATGCACGAACTGCGCGAAATGTTGCGCCAGTACTGGCCGTCGGTGCCGCATGTGTTGATCGAGCCCGGTGTCCGCACGGGGATCCCGCTGCTGGTGGACAACCCGAAGGAAGTCGGCGCCGACCGCATCGTGAACTGCCTGGCCGCCTACCACAAGTACGGCACCGCGGCCATCGTCGTCGACTTCGGCTCGTCGATCTGCGTCGACGTGGTCTCGGCGAAGGGCGAGTTCCTCGGCGGCGCGATCGCTCCCGGTGTCGAGGTGTCGTCTGACGCGGCTGCGGCGCGATCGGCGGCGTTGCGTCGCGTCGAGCTGACCCGACCGCGTTCGGTCATCGGGAAGAACACCGTCGAGTGCATGCAGGCCGGTGCGGTGTTCGGATTCGCCGGCCTGGTCGACGGCCTCGTGCAGCGCATCCGAGACGACGTCGACGGCTTCGGGGGCACCGACATCGCGGTGGTCGCCACCGGGCACACCGCGCCGCTTCTGCTGCCGGATATGCGCACGGTTCAGCATTACGACCAGCACCTCACCCTCGACGGCTTGCGTCTGGTGTTCGAGCGCAACCGCGACAACCAGCGTGGCCGCCTCAAACAGGCCCGCTGAAGGATGATTTCGGTGCCCAACCGGTTGCCAGGTCAGCGTCGACGCACCGAAATTCCTCGTCGGCGCACGTTCATTTAGGCTGGCACGACGTGACCGAACCCGACCCCTCCCGCACCGCACCGGCCGCGGACGCCACAGCCGAGCCTGACCTTCCGGAGCAGTACCGGATCCGTCAGGCCAAGCGTGAGCGGCTGCTCGCCGAGGGGCGCGAGCCGTATCCGGTGGAGATCGCGCGCACCCATTCCCTGGCCGAGATCCGCGCGGCCTATCCGGATCTGGCCGCCGGCGACGAGACGGGCCAGATCGTGGGTGTGGCCGGACGGGTGATGTTCGCCCGCAACTCCGGAAAGCTGTGCTTTGCCACGCTGCAGGAGGGGGACGGCACCCAGCTGCAGGCGATGATCAGCCTCAACAAGGTAGGACAGGAATCGCTGGACGCGTGGAAGGCCGACGTAGACCTCGGCGACATCGTCTTCGTGCGCGGTGAGGTGATCAGCTCCCGGCGCGGCGAACTCTCGGTCCTTGCCGACTCGTGGCAAATGGCTTCGAAGGCCCTTCGGCCGCTGCCGGTGGCGCATAAGGAGATGAGCGAAGAGGCCCGGGTTCGGCAGCGCTACGTCGATCTCATCGTGCGTCCCGAGGCCAGGACTGTCGCTCGCCAGCGGGTCGCGGTGGTGCGCGCGGTGCGGACGGCGCTGGAACGGCGCGGATTCCTGGAAGTCGAAACTCCGATGCTGCAGACACTCGCGGGCGGCGCTGCGGCGCGGCCGTTCGTGACGCACTCCAATGCGCTCGATGCCGACCTATATCTGCGTATCGCGCCCGAACTGTTTCTCAAGCGCGCACTGGTAGGTGGATTCGAGCGCGTCTTCGAGTTGAATCGGGTGTTCAGAAACGAAGGCGCCGATTCCACGCATTCTCCGGAATTCGCGATGCTCGAGACATATCAGGCATACGGGACCTACGACGATTCCGCCGTCGTGACCCGAGAGATTATTCAAGAAGTCGCAGACGAGGCGATCGGAACACGTGAGGTGCCATTGCCTGATGGCACTGTCTATGATCTTGATGGCGAATGGCAGTCCGTCGAAATGTATCCGTCACTGTCTGAAGCTCTGGGCGAAGAGATCACACCGGAAACACCGGCCGAGAAGTTATGGGCGATCGCCGATCGTCTCGGAGTCGAGATCCCTCGCGACCGGGGTTACGGTCACGGGAAATTGGTCGAGGAACTGTGGGAGCACACCGTCGGGAACACCTTGTGGGCGCCCACGTTCGTCCGTGATTTCCCCGTCGAGACGACCCCCCTTACGCGGCCGCACCGCAGTATTGAGGGCGTCACCGAGAAATGGGATCTCTATATCAGGCGTTTCGAACTGGCGAC includes:
- the coaX gene encoding pantothenate kinase, type III; the protein is MLLAIDVRNTHTVVGLVSGSGEHAKVVQQWRIRTESEVTADELALTIDGLIGDDSERLSGAAGLSTVPSVMHELREMLRQYWPSVPHVLIEPGVRTGIPLLVDNPKEVGADRIVNCLAAYHKYGTAAIVVDFGSSICVDVVSAKGEFLGGAIAPGVEVSSDAAAARSAALRRVELTRPRSVIGKNTVECMQAGAVFGFAGLVDGLVQRIRDDVDGFGGTDIAVVATGHTAPLLLPDMRTVQHYDQHLTLDGLRLVFERNRDNQRGRLKQAR
- the lysS gene encoding lysyl-tRNA synthetase codes for the protein MTEPDPSRTAPAADATAEPDLPEQYRIRQAKRERLLAEGREPYPVEIARTHSLAEIRAAYPDLAAGDETGQIVGVAGRVMFARNSGKLCFATLQEGDGTQLQAMISLNKVGQESLDAWKADVDLGDIVFVRGEVISSRRGELSVLADSWQMASKALRPLPVAHKEMSEEARVRQRYVDLIVRPEARTVARQRVAVVRAVRTALERRGFLEVETPMLQTLAGGAAARPFVTHSNALDADLYLRIAPELFLKRALVGGFERVFELNRVFRNEGADSTHSPEFAMLETYQAYGTYDDSAVVTREIIQEVADEAIGTREVPLPDGTVYDLDGEWQSVEMYPSLSEALGEEITPETPAEKLWAIADRLGVEIPRDRGYGHGKLVEELWEHTVGNTLWAPTFVRDFPVETTPLTRPHRSIEGVTEKWDLYIRRFELATGYSELIDPVIQRERFEAQARAAAAGDDEAMVLDEDFLAALEYAMPPSTGTGMGIDRLMMALTGLSIRETVLFPIVRRHGN
- the panD gene encoding aspartate alpha-decarboxylase, translating into MLRTMLKSKIHRATVTKADLHYVGSVTIDADLMEAADLLEGEQVTIVDIDNGARLVTYAITGERGSGVIGINGAAAHLVHPGDLVILIAYGTMEDAEARAYQPRIVFVDADNKQVDLGHDPAFVPADAAELISPR